Proteins encoded together in one Rhodospirillaceae bacterium window:
- a CDS encoding HU family DNA-binding protein, with product MNKNDLIAEVSQDTGLSKADAAKAVDSVFEAITRSLKSEQEVRLVGFGNFHVAKREASVGRNPRTGEEIQIPASKQPKFKAGKGLKDAIN from the coding sequence GTGAATAAAAACGATCTCATTGCCGAAGTGTCCCAGGATACCGGCCTCTCCAAAGCCGATGCCGCCAAGGCGGTTGATTCCGTGTTCGAGGCCATCACCCGCTCGCTGAAGTCGGAGCAGGAAGTGCGTCTCGTCGGTTTCGGCAACTTCCACGTCGCCAAGCGCGAGGCCAGCGTCGGCCGCAACCCGCGCACGGGCGAAGAGATTCAGATCCCCGCGTCCAAGCAGCCGAAGTTCAAGGCCGGCAAGGGCCTGAAGGACGCGATCAATTAA
- a CDS encoding GNAT family N-acetyltransferase, with amino-acid sequence MTVLQTMHLTLSPCSPNDRADFIDLELDPEVMRYLNGGHAVDHEQVDPDATFLMPRGTEPYVWTARRTGNGAFVGWFCLWPESDTLAELGYRLRRMDWGQGLAVEGASALIDWGFRSAGYDKIVATTMAVNHASRRVMEKIGMAHARTVASADSMPGSEHGEVWYELPRTGWSGN; translated from the coding sequence ATGACCGTTCTGCAGACGATGCATCTGACGCTCAGCCCTTGCTCTCCGAACGACCGCGCCGACTTCATCGATCTTGAACTTGATCCGGAGGTCATGCGCTATCTCAATGGCGGTCACGCCGTCGACCATGAACAGGTCGATCCGGACGCGACCTTCCTCATGCCCCGAGGCACAGAGCCTTATGTTTGGACGGCGCGTCGTACCGGCAACGGCGCCTTCGTGGGCTGGTTCTGCTTGTGGCCGGAGAGCGACACATTGGCCGAACTCGGCTATCGCCTGCGCCGAATGGACTGGGGTCAGGGGTTGGCCGTGGAAGGAGCATCGGCGCTCATCGACTGGGGCTTCAGAAGCGCTGGCTATGACAAGATCGTGGCGACCACGATGGCGGTGAACCACGCCTCGCGCCGCGTAATGGAAAAGATCGGCATGGCTCACGCGCGCACAGTTGCCTCGGCCGATTCCATGCCAGGCAGCGAGCACGGCGAAGTCTGGTACGAGTTGCCGCGCACGGGATGGAGCGGCAACTAG
- a CDS encoding N-acetyltransferase, with product MESPTETPTIRPARATDAAGIARVHVETWQDAYAGLLPDRHLLRLNAQTHALAWTRNLSHAEGPRHAMVAVVSDDMGGEDVVGFVNFGLARESRPRDEGEVFMLYVATDWREQGIGRALIDAAFAALKARGCKAVSIWCLADNVAAIGFYQHLGGTRMPESREENVGGAMFPVVGFLWPLG from the coding sequence ATGGAGAGCCCGACAGAGACGCCCACCATCCGACCAGCCCGTGCGACCGACGCGGCCGGCATTGCCCGCGTCCATGTCGAGACCTGGCAGGACGCCTATGCCGGGCTGCTGCCGGACAGGCACCTGCTGCGGCTCAACGCCCAGACCCATGCGCTGGCCTGGACCCGCAATCTCAGCCATGCCGAGGGACCGCGCCATGCGATGGTCGCGGTGGTCAGCGATGATATGGGCGGGGAGGATGTGGTGGGCTTCGTCAATTTCGGACTCGCGCGCGAAAGCCGGCCCAGGGATGAGGGCGAGGTCTTCATGCTCTATGTCGCCACCGATTGGCGCGAACAGGGCATCGGCCGTGCCCTCATAGACGCCGCCTTCGCGGCCTTGAAGGCGCGCGGCTGCAAGGCGGTCAGCATCTGGTGTCTCGCCGACAATGTGGCGGCCATCGGCTTCTACCAGCATCTGGGCGGCACGCGCATGCCTGAGAGCCGGGAGGAGAATGTCGGCGGCGCGATGTTTCCGGTCGTGGGATTCCTCTGGCCGTTGGGTTGA
- a CDS encoding type II toxin-antitoxin system RatA family toxin: MTARVHTEERLFPYRPDQIFDLVADVGKYPEFLPWCTGARIREQRDDMILADLMIGFKMVREKFTSKVWLNRPEMRIDVEFVDGPFRYLKNHWTFADTGDGQCRIGFYLEFEFKNIMLQKLIGVLFHEAVKRMVAAFESRARELYGPGQR, encoded by the coding sequence ATGACCGCCCGCGTTCATACCGAGGAACGGCTGTTCCCCTATCGCCCGGACCAGATCTTCGATCTGGTGGCCGATGTCGGCAAATATCCCGAATTCCTGCCCTGGTGCACCGGCGCCCGCATCCGCGAACAGCGCGACGACATGATCCTGGCCGATCTCATGATCGGCTTCAAAATGGTGCGCGAGAAATTCACCAGCAAGGTCTGGCTCAACCGGCCGGAGATGCGCATCGATGTCGAGTTCGTCGACGGCCCGTTCCGCTACCTCAAGAATCACTGGACCTTCGCAGATACCGGCGACGGCCAGTGCCGGATCGGCTTCTATCTCGAATTCGAGTTCAAGAACATCATGCTGCAGAAATTGATCGGCGTGCTGTTTCATGAGGCAGTAAAGCGCATGGTGGCGGCATTCGAGAGCCGCGCGCGCGAGCTTTATGGCCCTGGCCAGCGGTAA
- the lon gene encoding endopeptidase La: MSDTPVKTQNYPVLPLRDIVVFPHMIVPLFVGREKSVRALEDVMKDDKQILLATQKNAAQDDPGAGDIYEVGTVGTVLQLLKLPDGTVKVLVEGGQRARITKFVDNDSFFVAEAAVIVDGPIEGKEIEALARSVVSQFEQYIKLNKKIPPEVLVSINQIEDPAKLADTVASHLALKIPEKQEILECGTVAERLEKVYAFMEGEIGVLQVEKRIRSRVKRQMEKTQREYYLNEQMKAIQKELGEGEEGRDEVAEIEDRIKKTKFSKEAMEKALAEVKKLRTMSPMSAEATVVRNYLDWLLSIPWNKPTKVKRDVKLAEKVLNEDHYGLEKVKERILEYLAVQQRQKKIKGPILCLVGPPGVGKTSLGKSIARATGRTFSRISLGGVRDEAEIRGHRRTYIGSMPGKVIQAMKKAKSSNPLFLLDEIDKLGSDYRGDPSSALLEVLDPEQNVNFNDHYLEVDYDLSDVMFITTANSLRMAQPLLDRMEIIRIPGYTEDEKVEIAMRHLLPKQIKDHGLKKGEWVLSEDAIRDLVRYYTREAGVRSLEREIANLARKSIKEILMKNLKKVTINRRNLGKYAGVRKFRYGEAELTDMVGVTTGLAWTEVGGEILTIEAVTVPGKGRVIATGKLGDVMKESVQAAESFVKSRAVEFGIKPTLFNRKDIHVHVPEGATPKDGPSAGIAMVTTIVSVLTGNPVRRDVAMTGEVTLRGRVLPIGGLKEKLLAALRAGIKTVLIPSENEKDLADIPENVKKGMQIIPVQVVDEVLKNALVNPLVPIEWVEPPEVDHTVKKDGEDEVGGIVTH; the protein is encoded by the coding sequence ATGTCTGACACCCCAGTGAAGACCCAGAATTACCCCGTCCTGCCGTTGCGCGACATCGTGGTGTTTCCCCACATGATCGTGCCGCTCTTCGTTGGCCGCGAGAAATCCGTGCGCGCCCTCGAAGACGTCATGAAGGACGACAAGCAGATCCTGCTCGCGACGCAGAAGAACGCAGCGCAAGACGATCCCGGCGCCGGCGACATCTATGAAGTGGGCACGGTCGGCACGGTGCTCCAATTGCTGAAGCTGCCCGACGGCACCGTGAAGGTGCTGGTCGAAGGCGGCCAGCGCGCCCGCATCACCAAATTCGTCGACAATGACTCCTTCTTCGTGGCCGAGGCCGCGGTGATCGTCGACGGCCCGATCGAGGGCAAGGAGATCGAGGCGCTCGCGCGCTCGGTCGTCTCCCAGTTCGAGCAGTACATCAAGCTCAACAAGAAGATCCCGCCGGAAGTGCTGGTCTCGATCAACCAGATCGAAGACCCGGCGAAGCTTGCCGACACGGTGGCCTCGCATCTCGCGCTCAAGATCCCCGAGAAGCAGGAAATCCTGGAATGCGGCACGGTCGCCGAGCGCCTGGAGAAGGTTTATGCCTTCATGGAAGGCGAGATCGGCGTGCTCCAGGTCGAGAAGCGCATCCGCAGCCGTGTGAAGCGCCAGATGGAGAAGACCCAGCGCGAGTACTATTTGAATGAGCAGATGAAGGCCATTCAGAAGGAGCTCGGCGAGGGCGAGGAAGGCCGCGACGAAGTGGCCGAAATCGAAGACCGCATCAAGAAGACCAAGTTCTCGAAAGAGGCGATGGAAAAGGCCCTGGCCGAAGTGAAGAAGCTTCGTACCATGAGCCCGATGTCGGCGGAAGCCACCGTCGTGCGCAACTACCTCGATTGGCTGCTGTCCATTCCATGGAACAAGCCGACCAAGGTGAAGCGCGACGTCAAGCTCGCCGAGAAGGTCCTCAACGAAGACCATTACGGCCTCGAGAAGGTCAAGGAGCGCATCCTTGAATACTTGGCCGTCCAGCAGCGCCAGAAGAAGATCAAGGGGCCGATCCTGTGCCTCGTCGGTCCTCCCGGCGTCGGCAAGACCTCGCTCGGCAAATCGATCGCGCGCGCCACGGGCCGCACTTTCTCGCGCATCAGCCTCGGCGGCGTGCGGGACGAAGCGGAAATCCGCGGTCACCGTCGCACCTATATCGGCTCGATGCCGGGCAAGGTCATCCAGGCGATGAAGAAGGCGAAGTCGTCAAATCCGCTGTTCCTGCTGGATGAGATCGACAAGCTCGGCTCTGATTACCGGGGAGATCCCTCATCGGCATTGCTCGAGGTCCTCGACCCTGAGCAGAACGTGAACTTCAACGACCATTACCTGGAGGTCGATTACGATCTCTCGGATGTCATGTTCATCACGACGGCCAACAGCCTGCGCATGGCGCAGCCTTTGCTCGACCGTATGGAGATCATCCGCATCCCCGGCTACACCGAGGATGAGAAGGTCGAGATTGCCATGCGCCACTTGCTGCCCAAGCAGATCAAGGACCACGGCCTGAAGAAGGGCGAATGGGTGCTGTCGGAAGATGCCATCCGCGACCTCGTGCGCTATTACACGCGCGAAGCCGGCGTCCGCAGCCTCGAGCGTGAGATCGCCAATCTCGCGCGCAAGTCGATCAAAGAGATTCTGATGAAGAATCTCAAGAAGGTGACGATCAACCGCCGCAACCTCGGCAAATATGCGGGTGTGCGCAAGTTCCGCTACGGCGAAGCCGAGCTCACCGACATGGTCGGCGTCACCACCGGTCTCGCCTGGACGGAAGTCGGCGGCGAGATCCTGACCATCGAGGCTGTGACAGTGCCCGGCAAGGGCCGCGTCATCGCCACCGGCAAGCTCGGCGACGTGATGAAGGAATCGGTGCAGGCCGCCGAATCCTTCGTGAAGTCCCGCGCGGTTGAATTCGGCATCAAGCCGACGCTGTTCAACCGCAAGGACATTCACGTCCACGTGCCCGAAGGGGCGACGCCCAAGGACGGCCCGTCGGCGGGTATCGCCATGGTCACCACCATCGTCTCCGTGCTCACCGGCAATCCGGTGCGCCGCGACGTGGCGATGACCGGCGAAGTGACCTTGCGCGGTCGCGTGCTGCCGATCGGCGGCTTGAAGGAAAAGCTGCTGGCGGCGTTGCGTGCCGGCATCAAGACGGTGCTCATTCCCAGCGAGAATGAAAAGGATCTTGCCGACATCCCCGAGAATGTGAAAAAAGGCATGCAGATCATTCCGGTGCAGGTGGTTGACGAGGTGTTGAAGAACGCGCTGGTCAATCCTCTGGTGCCGATCGAATGGGTCGAACCGCCTGAAGTCGACCACACCGTCAAAAAGGACGGCGAAGACGAGGTTGGTGGCATCGTTACCCACTGA
- the lipA gene encoding lipoyl synthase — MDLTETTPILRHPEKAKRPDTPILRKPDWIRVRAPGGEEYNNTRALMRKLGLNTVCEEAACPNIGECWSQKHATVMILGSVCTRACAFCNVATGRPDKLDPHEPAHVAEACAALGLKHIVITSVDRDDLEDGGAAHFAETIRRIRDLTPTTTIEVLTPDFLKKPRSIEIVANAAPDVFNHNLETVPRLYRQVRPGARYYNSLRLLNRAKEINPSLFTKSGIMVGLGETLEEVGQVMDDLRAAEVDFMTIGQYLQPTRKHHHVDRFVTPDEFRQMQRMGQGKGFLLVASSPLTRSSHHAGDDFQRLRAAREAQLAAAS; from the coding sequence ATTGATTTGACCGAGACCACGCCCATCCTTCGCCACCCGGAGAAAGCCAAGCGTCCGGACACGCCCATCCTGCGCAAGCCGGACTGGATCCGCGTCCGGGCCCCGGGTGGCGAAGAGTACAACAACACCCGCGCGCTTATGCGCAAGCTCGGCCTCAACACCGTGTGCGAGGAAGCGGCCTGCCCCAATATCGGCGAATGCTGGTCGCAGAAGCATGCGACGGTGATGATCCTGGGCTCGGTCTGCACCCGCGCCTGCGCCTTCTGCAATGTGGCGACCGGGCGCCCCGACAAGCTCGATCCCCATGAGCCGGCCCATGTTGCCGAAGCCTGCGCGGCTTTGGGGCTCAAGCACATCGTCATCACCTCCGTCGACCGTGACGATCTCGAGGATGGTGGTGCTGCCCACTTTGCCGAAACCATCCGGCGCATCCGCGACCTCACGCCCACGACCACGATCGAGGTGCTGACGCCGGATTTCCTCAAGAAGCCGCGCTCGATCGAGATCGTCGCCAACGCGGCCCCCGACGTCTTCAATCACAATCTCGAAACCGTGCCGCGTCTCTATCGCCAGGTGCGTCCCGGCGCCCGCTATTACAACTCGCTGCGGCTCTTGAACCGCGCCAAGGAGATCAACCCCTCGCTCTTCACCAAGTCCGGCATCATGGTGGGACTTGGCGAAACGCTGGAGGAGGTTGGCCAGGTGATGGACGATCTCCGCGCGGCCGAGGTCGATTTCATGACCATCGGCCAGTATCTGCAGCCCACACGCAAGCATCACCATGTCGACCGCTTTGTCACACCCGATGAATTCCGGCAGATGCAGCGGATGGGGCAGGGGAAGGGATTCCTGTTGGTAGCCTCCTCGCCACTCACGCGCTCCTCGCACCATGCCGGCGACGATTTCCAGCGATTGCGCGCCGCGCGTGAAGCACAGCTGGCCGCGGCGAGCTGA
- a CDS encoding DsrE family protein yields MLALGVATLLPMSSALAGSTDPLFINLTTDDQHRVDMALSFGGNQLKRGHPLTVFLNDHAVLVAAKSNNGKFEGQQGAIQQLLANGAVILVCPMCMKHYGVSESDLVPGVLVGNPERTGGLLFQDNAKTLSW; encoded by the coding sequence ATGCTTGCCCTTGGCGTTGCTACCTTGTTGCCGATGTCGAGTGCGCTGGCGGGCTCCACCGACCCGCTGTTCATCAATCTGACCACAGATGACCAGCACCGAGTCGACATGGCGCTCAGTTTCGGCGGGAATCAATTGAAACGCGGCCATCCGCTGACGGTGTTCCTGAACGATCATGCAGTGCTGGTTGCCGCCAAGTCCAACAATGGCAAATTTGAAGGGCAGCAAGGAGCCATCCAGCAACTCCTCGCCAATGGCGCCGTCATTCTTGTTTGCCCCATGTGCATGAAGCACTATGGCGTCAGCGAAAGCGACCTGGTGCCCGGCGTGCTGGTCGGCAATCCGGAGCGGACGGGTGGTCTCCTGTTTCAGGACAATGCCAAGACGCTGTCCTGGTAA